The genomic DNA TTTAATTCCACTTTTGCGACTAGGTGAGCCACAGGATGTCGCAAATGTTGTAGCATTTTTGTGTAGTGACGAATCATCATATATTACAGGCGAGATAATTTCCGTTAACGGCGGAATGTATATGTGATAGCGGCAGGTAAAAAGTTAAAAGTTAAAATTAAAATTACTACAAAAACATTTTAACCTTTAATCTTAAACTTTTAACTTGCCTTTATGGGGGTGTTTTATGGCAGATGTTGATGTGGAAGCGAAGGTAAAGGAAATTGTAGCGGAACAATTGGGTGTGGATGCGGCAAAAGTCGTACCTACGGCATCGTTTATAAACGATTTAGGTGCGGACTCACTTGATACTGTAGAACTTGTGATGGCGCTTGAAGAGGCATTCGGACTTGAAATACCCGACGAAGAAGCATCAAAAATCACAACCGTAGGTCAAGCAGTTGAGTATATTAAATCACACGCAAAACAATAAATACAGGTTAAAAGAAAAAGGTATAAATCAAAATAAAATCCAAAAATTTTAACCTTTAACCTTAAACTTTTAATTGCCGTTATTGGGGGTTCTATGCATAAGAAGGTTGTAATTACCGGACTAGGAGTAGTATCGCCTATAGGGATAGGGCTTGATGAGTTTTGGAAATCTTTGATAGAAGGCAAATCATCATCAGCACTTGTTACATATTTTGATACAACAAACTATTCAGCAAAATTTGCCTGTGAACTAAAAAACTTTCAGCCTGAAAATTATATTGATAAGAAAAAACTTAAAAGAATGGATAAGTTCGTCCAGTATGCAGTCGTTGCTGCAAAACTCGCAGTAGAAGATGCAAAACTGGACTTCTCAAAAGAAGACCCGGAAAAATGCGGTGTGATTGTCGGCAGTGGTATTGGCGGAATGCTGACAATAGAAGAACAGGCAAAAACACTTTTTGAAAAAGGTCCTTCAAGAGTTTCGCCATTTTTAATCCCGATGATTATCTCAAACATGGCACCTGCAGAAATCGCAATGATGTTCGGTGCAAGAGGACCAAATTATTCAATGGTTTCTGCCTGCGCATCTTCTACACATTGTATCGGTGATGCACTGCGGTTAATGCGGTATGGTGATATGGATGTTGCAATCGTCGGTGGAACTGAAGCGTCAATTACTCCACTTGGATTTGCCGGGTTTTGTTCAATAAAAGCACTCTCAACAAGAAATAACGCACCTGAAAAAGCATCCCGACCGTTTGATGCACAACGAGATGGATTTGTTATGGGCGAAGGTGGCGGGATTGTAATTCTTGAGACGGAAGAACATGCAATCAAACGAGGTGCAAAAATATACTGCGAACTCGCAGGTTATGGCGCTACCGACGACGCATACCATATGACTGCACCAGAACCGAATGCAGTCGCAGCTTCCAAATGTATGGCGTTAGCAGTAGAAGATGCCCAACTGAAACCAGAAAATATTGATTATATCAACGCACACGGCACATCAACCGAACTTAACGATAAAACAGAAACAATGGCAATAAAAAAGGTTTTTGGCGAACACGCAAAAAAATTAGCAATCTCGTCAACAAAATCAATGATGGGACATCTTTTAGGTGCCGCAGGCGTGGTAGAACTTATCGCAACAGCACTGTGTATGGAAAACGGGATTATTCATCCGACAATCAATTATGAGTTTCCTGACCCGGAATGTGACCTTGACTATGTGCCAAATAAACCAAGACAACAACAGATAAACGCTGCGATTTCTAATTCGCTGGGGTTCGGTGGGCATAACGCAACACTGGCAG from Elusimicrobiota bacterium includes the following:
- the acpP gene encoding acyl carrier protein; this translates as MADVDVEAKVKEIVAEQLGVDAAKVVPTASFINDLGADSLDTVELVMALEEAFGLEIPDEEASKITTVGQAVEYIKSHAKQ
- the fabF gene encoding beta-ketoacyl-ACP synthase II → MHKKVVITGLGVVSPIGIGLDEFWKSLIEGKSSSALVTYFDTTNYSAKFACELKNFQPENYIDKKKLKRMDKFVQYAVVAAKLAVEDAKLDFSKEDPEKCGVIVGSGIGGMLTIEEQAKTLFEKGPSRVSPFLIPMIISNMAPAEIAMMFGARGPNYSMVSACASSTHCIGDALRLMRYGDMDVAIVGGTEASITPLGFAGFCSIKALSTRNNAPEKASRPFDAQRDGFVMGEGGGIVILETEEHAIKRGAKIYCELAGYGATDDAYHMTAPEPNAVAASKCMALAVEDAQLKPENIDYINAHGTSTELNDKTETMAIKKVFGEHAKKLAISSTKSMMGHLLGAAGVVELIATALCMENGIIHPTINYEFPDPECDLDYVPNKPRQQQINAAISNSLGFGGHNATLAVKRYEGLGGL